The Dermacentor albipictus isolate Rhodes 1998 colony chromosome 2, USDA_Dalb.pri_finalv2, whole genome shotgun sequence genome has a segment encoding these proteins:
- the LOC135904267 gene encoding uncharacterized protein, whose amino-acid sequence MSRLCLVLLIAFAAAAVISAQRRLPKFNFRPQPSRFRYDVNAQAGGRNLRNFAGGAEVRGEYDVYRANNGAKVVLGGGVSQDVLRHEGKTYKGKPEANVGVGVEIPIGK is encoded by the exons ATGTCTCGCCTTTGCCTCGTGCTCTTGATCGCCTTTGCCG ctgcgGCGGTAATCAGCGCACAG AGGAGACTGCCCAAGTTCAACTTCAGACCGCAGCCCAGCCGT TTCCGCTATGACGTAAATGCGCAAGCTGGAGGTCGCAACCTGCGCAACTTCGCAGGCGGCGCCGAAGTGCGTGGAGAGTACGACGTCTACCGTGCCAATAACGGCGCCAAAGTTGTTCTGGGCGGCGGCGTCTCCCAGGACGTGCTGCGGCACGAAGGAAAGACGTACAAGGGCAAGCCAGAGGCTAACGTTGGCGTCGGAGTAGAGATACCCATTGGGAAATGA